From the Nodularia sphaerocarpa UHCC 0038 genome, the window CACCTTCACCTGCATAACAAGCTGCCATTGTTAGCTGATAAAGGTCAGTTAGCAGGCTGTAATCAGCCCCACACAGAGTCAGTTCTCCGTCCCAGTCTGGAAAAGTTGCCATCGAAGCGTCCTTAGAAGAATGCTACTTTTATTATGGTAGATTTTACTATAAATAATGTCAACTCTAAAACCCATAAACTCATAAAATGCCGTCATCCAGGATAAATAAAACAGCTTAATCCTAAGATACACAATTATTTAATATATTGTAATAGTAAATTTTAACAATATTGATAGACAAAATTTTGCTGCCATGAGAGGATGATGAATAATTTAGAATAGAAAGTAAAACTTAGACTGACGCATCAGATAAAGTATTGCAAAGATACCAAAAGAATTATTGCAGATGTTTTCAATATATTGAGATTTCAACCTACTTGAGAAGATCAGAAATAGAGTAGGGAAATAACAATCAACGCGACTCAAAAAAGGAGTCTTATATGGCTATTTCAAAAATATTTGATAGCATAATGCAGTATATTTCAGAAGCTGTAATGCGAATTTTTAGCCCTACTGATGATGCTTATCCGATGATTGGTGTGCAGCCATTTACAGGCGAACCTTATAAAGGAAGCACAGCCAACGGTTGGTAGTTACGGAAATTTTACCCAAATGATTCCCAACCCCCTCCGGTGCAAGCAAGGAGGGGGCTAAGAATGGATAATTTCTATCGCATATCGTAACCGAACAAATTCGGATCGACTTCTCCTAACTTTAAATCTGCTAAACCATACTCAGCCCATCGTTTGTCTACCATCGCTGCTATATCTGGATCTGATTCTAAGGGCGAACCCCATTCATGATCGGTTTCTGGTGGAATCTTTGTCGTCGCATCAATTCCCATCCGTCCACCTAAACCAATTTTCTCACTAGCAAAATCTAAGGTGTCAAAGGGTGTGTTGGGCAAAATAAATACATCCCTAGAGGGGTCAACTTTGGAACTAATCGCCCACACTACTTGACGCGGATCACGAATATTGATGTCTTTATCGACGACAATCACAAATTTGGTGTAGGTAAATTGGGGTAAGGCACTCCAAAAGGCTAAAGCAGCCCTTCGTGCTTGTCCCGGATATGCTTTATCAATGGAAATAATCGCGGCTTTGTAACTCAAAGCTTCCATTGGTAAGAAGAAATCAACAATTTCGGAGACTTGTTGCCGTAGAATAGGAGTGTAAATGCGATTGAGTGCGATCGCCATCATCGCTTCTTCTTTCGGTGGACGACCGCTAAATGTGGTTAAATAAATTGGATC encodes:
- a CDS encoding nicotinate phosphoribosyltransferase, whose amino-acid sequence is MAISKIFDSIMQYISEAVMRIFSPTDDAYPMIGVQPFTGEPYKGSTANGW